CTGCGCTACATCCCGGCCCGCGAGGACGTCGACCGGGTCGAGGTCTTCCAGGACTACGATCATCCGCAGCGGCTGGCCGTCGAGTCCGTGCCGGAGGGGCAGGTCCTGGTCATGGACTGCCGCGGACAGGGTCGGGCGGCCTCGGCGGGGGAGATCCTGGTGACCCGGCTGATGATGCGCGGCGTGGCGGGTCTCATCACCGACGGCTCACTGCGCGACTCCCCCGACATCGCCCGCCGTCCTCTTCCCGCGTTCACCGCCGGGGTGTCGGCGGCCACCAACCTGGTCCAGCATCATGCGGTCGATCTGCAGACGCCCATCGGATGCGCCGGAGTCCCCGTCTACCCCGGTGACGTGATGTGCGCCGACGCCGAAGGGGTGGTCTGCGTCCCCCGGCACCTGGCCGAGGAGATCGCCGGTCCCGCAGCGGAGCAGGAGCGCCAAGAGGCGTTCATCCTCGCCAAGATCGAGGAGGGGCGTCCTCTGCGCGGCACCTATCCTCCCGATTCGCGCACTCGCACCGAGTACGCGGAACACCTGGCGAATCTCGGCCCCACGGCGAAGTAGCGAGCGGAAGGAGTGCGGCGTGACCGCAGTGGAGTACCGCCCGGGAGAAACGAAGATCGGGTTCGTCGGCCTCGGGCTCATGGGGGAGCCGATGGCTCGGAACCTGGTGTCGGCGGGTTTCGACGTGACCGTGCACAACCGCAGCAGGGAAGCGGTCGACCGACTCGCCACCGCGGGCGCCAAGCCCGCGGGCAGTCCGGCCGCGGCCGCCGCCGAAGCCGACGTCGTCATCGTGATGCTGCCCGACGCGCCGGATGTCCGGACGGTGGTTCTGAGTGAGGACGGCATCGCCTCGACCCTGCGCGAGGGCGGGCTGCTCATCGACATGAGCACGATCTCGGCGGGTGTGACCCGCGAGCTGGCCGACACCCTGGCCGAGCAGGGGGTGCGGATGCTCGACGCTCCGGTCAGCGGCGGGCAGCAGGGAGCGGTCGACGCCGCACTGAGCATCATGGTCGGCGGGGAGGAGTCCGTGTTCGAACGCGCGAGGCCGATCTTCGCGGCGCTGGGAACGAGGGTGACCCTGATCGGAGGGAACGGCTCGGGGCAGGTCGCCAAGGCGTGCAATCAGGTCATCGTCGCCGGGACCATTCAGGCGGTGGCCGAGGCGCTGGCCCTGGCGCGGCACAGCGGCGTCGCTCCCGACCGGGTGCGCGAGGCCCTGCTCGGCGGGCTGGCGGGCAGCAAGATCCTCGAGGTGCACGGCCGGCGCATGCTCGACGGCGCCTTCGAGCCCGGCTTCAAGACCCGACTGCACGACAAGGACCTCGGCATCGCGCTGGAGGCGGCGTCCGAAGCCGGGGTTCCGCTCCCGACGACCGCGCTGGTGCGGCAGTTCTTCAACGCGCTGATCGCGTCCGGTGACGGCGATGCCGACCATGCCGCGCTGGCCCTGGTCGTGGAACGCCTGGCCGGTGCGGGCGGCGGGCGGAGGACGCCGTGACCGCGTCGGGCCGCGAGATCGGCGCGGCAGCCGTCGACCTGCTGGCGGAGGCCGGAGTGCGGCGCTTCTACACCGTTCCGGGGGAGAGCTTCATGCCCCTGCTCACCGCGGTCGAAGCCGACCCGCGCCTGACCCTGGTCTCGACCCGGCACGAATCGGGTGCGGCGTTCATGGCCGAGGCGGACGCCAAGCTCACCGGCCGCCCCGCGGTCGCCATGGCCACCCGCGGAGTCGGCGCCGCCAACCTCGCCATCGGCGTGCACACCGCCTACCAGGACTCCACCCCGCTGATCGTCCTCCTCGGCCAGGTCGATTCCGATCACCTGCACAAAGGGGCGTTCCAGGAGGTCGACCTGACCGCCTTCTTCACCCCCGTCGCCAAGTGGGCGGTCACGGCGCACCGGGCCGACCGGATCTGCGACCTGATCGGCCGAGCCTACGAGATCGCCGTCTCCGGACGTCCCGGC
This sequence is a window from Spinactinospora alkalitolerans. Protein-coding genes within it:
- a CDS encoding ribonuclease activity regulator RraA translates to MDGPAKLPTSTFDLLRQASTATIATQLFRRGLRNTFLYGLRPLNPDASRFVAEAFTLRYIPAREDVDRVEVFQDYDHPQRLAVESVPEGQVLVMDCRGQGRAASAGEILVTRLMMRGVAGLITDGSLRDSPDIARRPLPAFTAGVSAATNLVQHHAVDLQTPIGCAGVPVYPGDVMCADAEGVVCVPRHLAEEIAGPAAEQERQEAFILAKIEEGRPLRGTYPPDSRTRTEYAEHLANLGPTAK
- a CDS encoding 2-hydroxy-3-oxopropionate reductase, with the protein product MTAVEYRPGETKIGFVGLGLMGEPMARNLVSAGFDVTVHNRSREAVDRLATAGAKPAGSPAAAAAEADVVIVMLPDAPDVRTVVLSEDGIASTLREGGLLIDMSTISAGVTRELADTLAEQGVRMLDAPVSGGQQGAVDAALSIMVGGEESVFERARPIFAALGTRVTLIGGNGSGQVAKACNQVIVAGTIQAVAEALALARHSGVAPDRVREALLGGLAGSKILEVHGRRMLDGAFEPGFKTRLHDKDLGIALEAASEAGVPLPTTALVRQFFNALIASGDGDADHAALALVVERLAGAGGGRRTP